One window of Medicago truncatula cultivar Jemalong A17 chromosome 2, MtrunA17r5.0-ANR, whole genome shotgun sequence genomic DNA carries:
- the LOC25487016 gene encoding protein PAT1 homolog yields the protein MVDMDGFGGGGDLGGPPGSGDLRQLGHVPVSGGAVFDASQYAFFGKDAVQEVELGGLEEDARLPTFESNEEEFFFNREQDEDVRSLSDIDDLTTTFWKLNKAVSGPRNPGVIGERGSRENSTSDLAQRDDVHSWFDQNAYDSEGSIDGKRWSSQPQSSLAHLQNSKSLYRTSSYPEQLRQEQNYHLQHCSSEPVHNWLDQHIYDIETAHDEKRWSSQPHTSIPHLHESTPLYRTSSYPDKQQELTRFSSEPILVQKSSFTSYPPPGGRSQQGSPSHSTGHLNIPYHTGAAAQMALSSQNRPHFSNSALQLSGLNLGSHFGGNTRQYSTGSSPLSQRIQNQLVSQAGLYPGDRSNLLSNMLQQQLQLHNGSVSPHLMTQLQQQQHRLHHPVQQSAGYLSGFQSHLFNPHLSPSSSVNSKYDHRHKSSQKGKHSHRLSHQGSDASSQKSESSSLQFRSKHMTSDEIESILRMQLAVTHSNDPYIDDYYHQGRLAKKPSVAKLKHPFCPTQIKELPSRTRSSNDPHAFLQVDSLGRVSFSSIRRPRPLLEADSSNSSIPGSSDLKISEKPLEQEPTFAARVTIEDGLCLLLDVDDIDRYLQSNQPQDGGTQLRRRRQVLLEGLATSLQLVDPLGKNGHKVGLAAKDDLVFIRIVSVPKGRKLLAKYLQLLLPGSDLMRIVCMTVLRHLRFLFGGLPSDPAAAVTTCNLAEVVCQCIRGMDLGALSACLAAVVCSAEHPPLRPVGSTAGDGASLILVSVLERATELLTDPQAACNYNMGNRSFWQASFDEFFGLITKYCMNKYHSIMQSLLLQNAPNVDDIGSDAAKAISKEMPVELLRASLPHTDDRQRKLLLDFAQRSVPVIGFNSNAGGSGGLVNSETVLS from the exons ATGGTGGATATGGATGGTTTTGGAGGTGGGGGTGATCTTGGTGGACCTCCTGGTTCTGGAGATCTTAGGCAATTGGGTCATGTTCCTGTTTCAG GAGGTGCTGTTTTTGATGCATCACAATATGCATTCTTCGGTAAAGATGCTGTCCAGGAAGTCGAGTTGGGAGGGTTAGAAGAGGACGCCCGTTTGCCAACTTTTGAATCTAATGAGGAGGAGTTCTTTTTTAATAGAGAACAG GATGAGGATGTGAGATCTCTTTCTGATATTGACGATCTTACAACCACCTTTTGGAAG TTGAACAAGGCTGTCAGTGGACCAAGAAACCCAGGTGTTATTGGTGAACGTGGATCCAGAGAAA ACTCTACATCTGATCTGGCACAAAGAGACGATGTTCATAGCTGGTTTGATCAGAATGCTTATGATAGTGAAGGTTCAATTGATGGAAAAAGATGGTCATCACAGCCCCAATCTTCTCTTGCCCATTTGCAAAATTCGAAGTCCTTGTACAGAACATCTTCATATCCTGAGCAGCTAAGGCAAGAGCAAAACTACCACCTCCAACATTGCTCTAGTGAGCCAGTTCACAACTGGCTTGATCAGCATATTTATGATATTGAAACAGCTCATGATGAGAAACGATGGTCATCTCAGCCGCATACCTCGATTCCACACTTACACGAATCAACACCCTTGTACAGAACATCTTCATATCCCGACAAACAACAGGAGCTTACTCGTTTTTCTAGTGAGCCAATATTGGTACAGAAGTCTTCTTTCACTTCTTATCCTCCGCCGGGTGGTCGATCTCAACAGGGTTCTCCAAGTCATAGTACAGGCCACTTGAACATTCCATATCACACTGGAGCAGCAGCTCAGATGGCACTATCATCTCAAAATCGACCACATTTCTCCAATTCTGCGCTACAGTTGAGTGGATTAAACCTTGGGTCACACTTTGGTGGAAACACACGACAATATTCTACTGGTTCCTCCCCTCTTAGTCAACGAATACAGAACCAACTGGTCAGCCAAGCAGGGTTATATCCAGGAGATCGGTCCAACCTCCTTAGTAATATGCTGCAGCAACAGTTACAGCTTCATAATGGATCAGTTTCTCCTCACTTGATGACTCAATtgcaacagcagcagcatagacTGCATCATCCTGTTCAGCAATCTGCAGGCTACTTGTCAGGTTTCCAGTCCCATTTATTCAATCCCCACCTTTCTCCTAGCTCATCCGTCAATAGCAAGTATGATCACAGACATAAATCAAGTCAAAAAGGTAAACATAGTCATCGTTTATCACATCAGGGTTCTGATGCCAGTAGCCAAAAGAGTGAAAGCAGTTCATTACAGTTTCGGTCCAAGCATATGACAAGTGATGAAATTGAGAGTATTCTTAGAATGCAGCTTGCTGTCACTCACAGTAATGATCCATACATAGATGACTATTACCACCAAGGTCGTCTTGCAAAAAAACCTTCTGTGGCTAAGTTAAAACATCCTTTCTGCCCAACCCAAATAAAGGAACTTCCTTCCCGAACACGTTCCAGTAATGATCCTCATGCATTTCTTCAGGTTGATTCCCTAGGGAGGGTTTCATTTTCGTCTATTCGTCGGCCTCGCCCTCTTCTTGAGGCTGATTCTTCAAATTCTTCCATCCCTGGTAGCTCTGATCTAAAGATTTCAGAGAAGCCTCTAGAACAGGAGCCTACATTTGCTGCCAGAGTCACAATTGAGGACGGTCTTTGTCTTCTTCTTGATGTAGATGATATTGATCGTTACCTACAGTCTAATCAGCCACAAGATGGTGGAACGCAATTAAGACGAAGAAGGCAGGTCCTATTGGAAGGACTAGCTACTTCACTTCAACTGGTTGACCCGCTGGGGAAGAATGGGCACAAGGTTGGGCTTGCAGCTAAGGATGACCTTGTTTTCATAAGGATAGTATCTGTCCCTAAGGGACGCAAGCTCCTCGCGAAGTATCTTCAATTGCTTCTTCCTGGCAGCGACCTTATGCGGATAGTTTGCATGACCGTCCTTCGGCATTTAAGATTCTTATTTGGTGGTCTCCCCTCGGATCCAGCAGCTGCAGTGACTACATGCAACCTTGCCGAGGTTGTTTGCCAATGTATCCGTGGAATGGATCTTGGTGCTCTTAGTGCCTGTCTTGCTGCAGTTGTTTGTTCTGCAGAGCATCCTCCTCTACGCCCTGTTGGAAGCACTGCTGGAGATGGTGCTTCCCTTATTTTGGTATCTGTTCTTGAGAGGGCTACCGAGCTTCTAACCGATCCACAAGCAGCCTGCAACTATAATATGGGTAATCGTTCCTTTTGGCAGGCCTCATTTGATGAATTCTTTGGTCTTATTACTAAGTATTGCATGAATAAATACCACAGTATCATGCAGTCCCTCCTTTTACAAAATGCACCAAATGTGGATGACATTGGATCAGATGCTGCTAAAGCAATTAGTAAGGAAATGCCTGTTGAACTCTTGCGCGCAAGCCTCCCCCACACTGATGACCGCCAAAGGAAGTTATTACTGGATTTCGCTCAGCGTTCTGTTCCCGTGATTGGATTTAACAGTAATGCCGGGGGCAGTGGAGGTCTTGTG